From one Polynucleobacter sp. UK-FUSCHL-C3 genomic stretch:
- a CDS encoding pilin, translating to MLKNNKDINQKGFTLIEVMVVVAIIGILVAVAVPQYQDYIARGRVVEGLNLASSAKLAVAEAYATKGPSPMDRATQEAFSFTATRSVKEIEILANGAIAIDYQTTVAPDGKNSLILIPTNEPDVASPRAIDLSQSGVTSWSGGWSCRSEQTSLSAKLLPAECRAGK from the coding sequence ATGCTTAAAAATAATAAAGATATAAATCAAAAAGGTTTTACTTTAATTGAAGTGATGGTAGTCGTTGCCATCATTGGTATCTTGGTTGCGGTTGCAGTGCCTCAGTATCAGGATTACATAGCCCGTGGCAGAGTGGTTGAGGGCTTAAATTTAGCTTCTAGTGCCAAATTAGCAGTAGCCGAAGCCTACGCGACTAAGGGCCCTTCACCGATGGATCGAGCGACTCAAGAGGCTTTCTCATTTACGGCAACACGCAGTGTCAAAGAGATTGAGATCCTTGCAAACGGGGCGATTGCTATTGATTACCAAACTACTGTTGCCCCAGATGGTAAAAATAGTTTGATATTGATCCCCACCAATGAACCGGACGTTGCATCTCCACGGGCAATAGACTTATCACAAAGTGGTGTTACAAGCTGGTCTGGGGGTTGGTCGTGTCGTTCGGAGCAAACCAGTCTTTCAGCAAAATTGCTTCCTGCAGAATGCAGGGCTGGTAAATAA
- a CDS encoding TerC family protein codes for MEFLAMIDWSVVIQIIIIDLLLGGDNAVVIALACRNLHPNQRKKGIIWGTAGAIILRVILVAFAVTLLQIPFLKLVGGALLLWIGYKLMVQHDEEEHNLDAPDKLFAAIKTIIIADIVMSLDNVLAIAGAAGQVDNAAHQVGYVIFGLIVSVPIIVAGSKVVLYLIDRFPLIVTAGAGLLGWIAGGMMMTDPALIKQFGEGLADYATIAGIAGAIGVMAVGELVKRSSKKVST; via the coding sequence GAATTTTTAGCAATGATTGACTGGTCTGTGGTGATCCAAATCATCATCATTGATCTTCTTTTGGGCGGCGATAATGCCGTAGTGATTGCGCTAGCCTGCCGCAACTTGCATCCCAATCAAAGAAAGAAGGGCATTATTTGGGGAACTGCCGGCGCGATTATCTTACGCGTCATCCTAGTTGCTTTTGCAGTCACTTTATTACAAATACCGTTCTTGAAATTAGTTGGTGGCGCATTACTGTTATGGATTGGCTACAAACTCATGGTGCAGCACGATGAAGAAGAGCACAATCTTGATGCACCAGACAAACTCTTTGCTGCTATTAAAACTATCATCATTGCGGATATCGTAATGAGTCTAGACAACGTACTTGCAATTGCAGGTGCAGCGGGTCAAGTTGATAATGCAGCCCATCAAGTGGGCTATGTGATCTTTGGTTTGATCGTCTCGGTTCCCATTATTGTTGCTGGTAGCAAGGTTGTTCTATACCTTATCGATCGTTTCCCACTCATTGTGACTGCTGGTGCGGGTCTCTTGGGTTGGATTGCGGGTGGCATGATGATGACCGACCCTGCGCTTATTAAGCAATTTGGTGAAGGCTTGGCGGATTACGCCACCATTGCTGGTATTGCTGGTGCGATTGGAGTGATGGCTGTTGGTGAATTGGTGAAGCGTAGCAGTAAAAAAGTTAGCACTTAA